One genomic window of Oncorhynchus kisutch isolate 150728-3 linkage group LG26, Okis_V2, whole genome shotgun sequence includes the following:
- the dnajc10 gene encoding dnaJ homolog subfamily C member 10: MESLPPAKSRHGCQVQNQQMPWSRMLLGSLIVFSCLVASVSSDEDYYKLLKVSREATTREIRQAFKKLALIMHPDKNPHDETAHDKFLKVTRAYEVLKDDDLRKKYDKYGEKGLQDEQQGGGRYESWNYYRNEFGIYDDDLEIVTLDRGDFDAAVNSGELWFVNFYFPRCHHCHELAPTWREFAKEMDGVIRIGAVNCGDNNRLCRSKGINSYPSLYIYKAGMNPEKYFGDRAKESLTKFGMQFVKSRVTELWQGNVFTEIEAAFSSGVGWLITFCADSGDCLESQTRQKLAGMLEGLVNVGWMDCSTQAELCDSFEVTTSTTAFFPPGSSLKNKGSVLFLQSLDTREIYGEVMQHLPDLEALTKETFQSKLAHHRWLVSFSFGQKTMASHEYKKLKALLKAAHIQVGKVDCLTDSELCVSFYIQKPCIAVFKGLGIHDFEIHHGKDVLYNIIAFAKESVSAHVTTLRPENFPSDGKEPWLVDFFAPWCPPCRALLPELRKASIQLFGQMKFGTLDCTVHERLCSVYNIHAYPTTVIFNKSSIHEYEGHHSADGILEFIQDLVDPTVVTMDPDSFAELVKRRKHSETWMVDFYAPWCGPCQALLPEWRRMARAVTGMIKVGTVDCQKHHSFCQGESVRAYPEIRLYPQNANRRDLYQSYNGWHRDAHSLKVWAVGTLPRASVDLTPDDFRNKVIGGKDHWVVDFYAPWCGPCQHFAPEFEVLARMVKGSVRAGKVDCQAHYQTCQSAGITAYPSVRFYPHLGTKKRDQGGEHVNSRDANNIADVLHQRLQQLSPWLQGKADNFKDEL; encoded by the exons ATGGAATCTCTACCGCCAGCAAAATCACGACACGGTTGTCAAGTTCAGAATCAGCAGATGCCTTGGAGCAGAATGTTGCTGGGATCACTGATTGTCTTCAGTTGTCTGGTAGCTTCTGTGTCCTCTGATGAGGATTACTATAAGTTATTGAAGGTGTCCAGAGAAGCCACAACCAGAGAGATACGACAAGCCTTCAAAAAGCTAGCTCTGATCATGCACCCGGATAAAAACCCA CATGATGAAACTGCCCATGACAAGTTCCTGAAGGTAACCCGAGCCTATGAAGTTCTGAAGGATGACGATCTGAGGAAGAAGTATGACAAGTATGGAGAGAAGGGTCTGCAGGATGAGCAGCAGGGAGGAGGACGATATGAGAGCTGGAACTACTATAGAAATGAATTTG GTATCTACGATGATGACCTAGAGATTGTCACTTTAGATAGGGGAGACTTCG ATGCAGCAGTGAACTCCGGGGAACTCTGGTTTGTCAACTTCTACTTCCCTCGTTGCCATCATTGTCACGAGCTGGCTCCCACG tGGAGGGAGTTTGCTAAGGAGATGGATGGAGTGATCAGGATAGGAGCAGTGAACTGTGGAGACAACAACAGACTGTGTCGCAGCAAAGGCATCAACAGCTACCCCAGCCTCTACATTTACAAAGCTGGAATG AATCCAGAGAAATACTTTGGAGATAGGGCCAAGGAGAGTTTGACTAAGTTTGGCATGCAATTTGTGAAGAGCAGAGTTACAGAGCTGTGGCAAGGCAATGTCTTCACTGAGATTGAGGCAGCATTTTCATCTGGAGTTGGATGGCTGATCACCTTCTGTGCTGACTCTGGAG ACTGTCTAGAGTCACAGACGAGGCAAAAATTAGCAGGAATGTTG GAAGGTCTAGTGAACGTGGGCTGGATGGACTGCTCAACACAGGCTGAGTTGTGTGACAGCTTTGAGGTGACCACCAGCACCACAGCCTTCTTCCCCCCCGGCAGTTCACTGAAGAACAAGGGCAGCGTGCTG TTCCTGCAGAGTTTGGATACCAGAGAGATCTATGGAGAGGTGATGCAGCATCTGCCTGACCTGGAGGCTCTTACTAAGGAAACCTTCCAG AGTAAACTGGCCCATCATCGGTGGCTGGTCAGTTTTTCTTTCGGACAGAAGACCATGGCATCTCATGAGTATAAGAAGCTCAAGGCTCTTCTGAAGGCAGCCCACATACAG GTGGGAAAGGTGGACTGCCTTACTGACTCAGAACTATGTGTCTCCTTCTACATTCAAAAGCCCTGTATCGCTGTCTTCAAAGGCCTTGGGATTCATGACTTTGAGATCCACCATG GGAAGGATGTGCTGTATAACATCATAGCATTTGCTAAGGAGAGTGTCAGCGCCCATGTCACCACTCTGAGACCAGAGAACTTCCCCAGTGATGGAAAGGAGCCCTGGCTAGTTGACTTCTTTGCTCCT TGGTGTCCTCCCTGTCGTGCTCTCCTCCCTGAGCTGCGGAAAGCCTCGATCCAGCTGTTTGGTCAGATGAAGTTCGGAACGCTGGACTGCACCGTGCACGAGAGACTCTGCAGTGTG TATAATATCCATGCCTACCCGACCACGGTAATCTTTAACAAGTCCTCCATCCATGAGTACGAGGGACATCACTCTGCTGACGGAATCCTGGAGTTCATACAG GACTTGGTCGACCCCACTGTGGTGACCATGGACCCAGACAGCTTTGCAGAGCTGGTGAAGAGGAGAAAACACAGCGAGACCTGGATGGTGGACTTCTATGCCCCGTGGTGTGGGCCCTGTCAGGCCCTGCTGCCCGAGTGGAGGAGGATGGCACGG GCGGTGACTGGTATGATAAAGGTGGGGACGGTAGACTGTCAGAAACACCACTCCTTCTGCCAAGGAGAGAGTGTCAGAGCCTACCCTGAGATACGCCTCTACCCTCAGAACGCCAACCGACGAGACCTATACCA GAGTTACAACGGCTGGCACAGAGATGCTCACTCTCTCAAAGTCTGGGCTGTGGG TACTCTCCCAAGAGCATCAGTGGATCTGACTCCAGATGACTTCAGGAACAAGGTAATAGGAGGGAAGGATCACTGGGTGGTGGACTTCTATGCTCCGTGGTGTGGACCATGTCAGCACTTTGCCCCAGAGTTCGAGGTCCTCGCTCGG ATGGTGAAAGGGAGTGTGAGGGCAGGGAAAGTAGACTGTCAGGCCCACTACCAGACCTGTCAGTCAGCTGGTATCACAGCCTATCCCAGCGTCCGATTCTATCCACACCTGGGCACCAAGAAG CGCGACCAGGGAGGGGAGCACGTCAACAGCCGGGATGCTAACAACATCGCAGACGTCCTCCACCAGAGGCTCCAGCAGTTATCTCCATGGTTACAGGGCAAGGCGGACAACTTCAAG gATGAATTGTGA